A stretch of the Vigna radiata var. radiata cultivar VC1973A chromosome 7, Vradiata_ver6, whole genome shotgun sequence genome encodes the following:
- the LOC106768442 gene encoding NAD(P)H-quinone oxidoreductase subunit L, chloroplastic: protein MRCSFSLHVPKALPPLPISSLGTTSLFFASKHKNITRPSQSLSVTCCTHKPDNHVTLNYTNFALHLGTLLALAEQPVLAVTGENNRPELSWVLTQWGIGMFVYFLVVPPVIMIWLWKRWYRRGLLEMYLQFMFVFIFFPGVILWAPFMNFRKFPRDPDMQYPWSVPEDPSKIRSSYSKYPYAEPEDYDNL, encoded by the exons ATGAGGTGCTCATTCAGCCTCCATGTTCCCAAAGCTCTTCCTCCTCTTCCCATTTCCTCACTTGGGACAacttctctcttctttgcttcCAAGCACAAAAACATTACTAGGCCTTCCCAATCACTATCT GTCACATGCTGCACCCACAAACCAGATAATCATGTCACTTTAAACTATACCAATTTCGCACTGCATCTGGGAACACTCTTGGCCTTG GCGGAGCAGCCAGTGTTAGCAGTGACAGGAGAGAATAACCGACCAGAACTCTCGTGGGTTTTGACACAATGGGGGATTggtatgtttgtttatttcctTGTGGTGCCA CCAGTAATCATGATATGGCTTTGGAAAAGATGGTATAGAAGAGGGTTGCTGGAGATGTATCTGCAATTCATGTTTGTCTTCATTTTCTTCCCCGG GGTTATTCTTTGGGCACCATTTATGAACTTCAGGAAATTCCCACGGGACCCTGACATGCAGTACCCTTGGTCTGTACCTGAAGATCCTTCAAAAATCAGAAGTTCATATTCAAAGTACCCATATGCCGAACCTGAAGATTATGATAATCTATAA
- the LOC106768440 gene encoding uncharacterized protein LOC106768440: MEEKHAAASESAHVESNGISNGSDHGWQKVTYAKKQRKKTNNTANGSDSRANSNKLVPNGTFSGSDAVFRSLELQSEDRRRKILEARKAADAAYDDDVAPGRSKHRSRNDEEDDEDDENVEHSTENGKAEEKKVKQKKPKKPKVTVAEAAAKIDAADLGAFLVDISASFETQQDILMMRFADYFGRAFSAVTASQFPWVKLFRESTVAKITDMPLSHISEAVYKTSIDWINHRSPEALSSFLLWSLDSILADLGSQQTATKGSKKAVQQVSSKSQVAMFVVLAMVLRRKPDALITVLPTLRENTKYQGQDKLPVIVWMIAQASVGDLSVGLYAWARNLLPIVIGKSGNPQSRDLVLQLVEKILSTPKARPVLVNSAVRKGERLIPPSAFEILLRVTFPPSSTRVKATERFEAVYATLKEVALGGSTGSKAMKQVSLQIFNFAIKAAGENNPELSKEAAGILVWCLSQNTECYKQWEKVYQDNIEASVSALKKLSDDWKEQSAKLSPYESLRDTLKNFKQKNEKVLASETDAARHAYFKDADKYCKIILGRVSRSHGCTSCLTLTVLALAVGAAVLLSPGMESLDFKKLSEVFNSQY; the protein is encoded by the exons ATGGAGGAAAAGCACGCAGCAGCCTCGGAATCCGCGCACGTCGAATCTAACGGTATCTCTAATGGCTCCGACCACGGTTGGCAGAAGGTGACCTACGCTAAgaaacagaggaagaaaaccaaCAACACCGCCAACGGCTCCGATTCTCGAGCTAATTCCAACAAGCTCGTTCCAAACGGGACTTTTTCCGGCTCCGATGCCGTTTTCCGGTCACTGGAACTGCAATCGGAGGATCGCCGCCGCAAAATTCTGGAGGCGCGGAAGGCAGCCGATGCCGCATACGACGACGATGTCGCGCCGGGCAGATCAAAGCACCGGTCTCGAAATGACGAAGAAGATGACGAAGACGACGAGAATGTGGAGCATTCCACGGAGAACGGGAAGGCGGAGGAGAAAAAGGTGAAGCAGAAGAAGCCAAAAAAGCCTAAGGTTACGGTGGCCGAGGCGGCGGCGAAGATCGACGCTGCTGATCTGGGCGCTTTCCTCGTTGATATATCG GCATCGTTCGAGACGCAGCAGGACATATTGATGATGCGGTTCGCTGATTATTTTGGACGTGCTTTTTCTGCCGTGACCGCATCTCAGTTTCCCTGGGTGAAGTTGTTCAGGGAGTCAACTGTTGCTAAGATCACTGAT ATGCCACTTTCTCACATATCTGAAGCTGTATATAAAACATCGATTGACTGGATCAACCACCGGTCTCCTGAGGCACTTAGTTCCTTTCTGCTTTGGTCTTTAGATAGCATTCTTGCTGACTTGGGTAGCCAGCAAACTGCGACAAAGGGTTCCAAAAAAGCTGTGCAGCAAGTTTCTTCAAAATCTCAG GTTGCCATGTTTGTTGTTTTAGCAATGGTATTGCGCCGAAAGCCAGATGCTCTAATAACTGTGTTGCCCACATTGAGGGAGAACACAAAGTATCAAGGCCAAGATAAGCTTCCAGTGATTGTATGGATGATAGCTCAG GCCTCTGTAGGGGATCTCTCAGTAGGTTTGTATGCTTGGGCACGGAATCTCCTACCCATAGTGATTGGCAAAAGTGGTAACCCCCAATCCAGGGATTTGGTTTTGCAGCTGGTGGAAAA AATTTTGTCTACCCCGAAAGCCCGGCCTGTTTTAGTAAATAGTGCTGTGAGAAAAGGGGAACGTTTAATTCCTCCTTCTGCATTTGAAATTTTGCTCCGGGTTACCTTCCCTCCATCTTCGACTAGAGTAAAG GCTACTGAAAGATTTGAGGCCGTGTATGCCACTCTGAAAGAGGTGGCTCTTGGAGGTTCTACTGGAAGTAAAGCAATGAAACAAGTTTCGCTGCAGATATTCAATTTTGCTATCAAAGCAGCTGGAGAAA ACAATCCCGAGTTATCTAAAGAAGCAGCTGGTATTTTAGTTTGGTGTTTGAGTCAAAACACAGAATGCTACAAGCAATGG GAAAAAGTTTATCAAGACAACATCGAAGCAAGTGTTTCAGCTCTGAAGAAGCTTTCCGATGATTGGAAGGAGCAATCAGCAAAATTGTCTCCTTATGAGTCACTGAGGGATACCTTGAAAAATTTTAAGCAAAAG AATGAGAAAGTATTGGCTTCCGAGACTGATGCTGCTCGTCACGCATACTTCAAGGATGCGGATAAATATTGCAAGATAATCTTAGGAAGAGTCTCACGAAGCCATGGATGCACGTCTTGTTTAACCTTAACAGTTCTTGCTTTGGCTGTGGGTGCTGCCGTTCTTTTGTCCCCCGGTATGGAATCTTTGGATTTTAAGAAGCTCTCCGAAGTTTTCAACTCTCAGTACTGA